The Imtechella halotolerans DNA window GCTTTACTAAGACTTTCAGGTGGAGATGGACGTAAATTGCTTAATATTTTCGAACTAATTGTCAGTGCGGAAGAAAGCGACACAGTTTTCATCACTGATGAAAAGGTAATGCAACGTGTTCAAAAAAATACTGTTCTCTATGACAAAACAGGAGAGCAACACTATGATATCATTTCAGCCTTTATAAAATCAATTCGTGGAAGTGATCCCAACGGAGCAGTTTATTGGCTCGCTCGCATGATAGAAGGTGGAGAAGATGTAAAATTCATTGCACGAAGAATGCTAATTTTAGCTTCTGAAGATATTGGCAATGCGAACCCTACGGCATTAATAATGGCCAATAACACTTTCCAGGCAGTTTCTACAATTGGATATCCGGAAAGTCGTATTCTTTTAAGTCAATGTGCTATATACTTAGCCACTTCACCCAAAAGTAACGCATCTTATACCGCTATTAATGAAGCGCAACAATTAGTACGACAAACAGGAGACTTAAGTGTACCTCTACATTTAAGAAATGCTCCTACCAAACTAATGAAAGAATTGGGCTATGGTGATGAATATAAATATGCCCATAGCTATGAAAACAATTTTACTCAACAAGATTTTCTCCCTGAATCTATAAAGGGCACCAAACTTTATGACCCTGGTCAAAATCAACGTGAAAATGGGATTAGAGAATTTTTACAAAACAGATGGAAGGGCTTTTATAAATATTAAAAAATCCCTTGATTCACAAGGGATTTTATTTATTAAAATTTCACTGAAATTGAATACTTTTTAAGCTGATCCGCTTCATAATACTCAAAATACCATTCATTTCCTGAACGATAAAACAACCCGTTCATACCATCCTTTTCTGCTATAAAAACATCCTTAACAGAAGTTCGATATAATTTCATGACCAACTTTGGGCTCATATCCACAAGTTGAAAACCAGTAGCTGTAGGCTGTGCGTACAAAGTATGTTCTGTCATCACAACCGCTTCCTCTGACGGCACCACTGCAACAGACTGAATTGGAACTTCTTTTACTATCTTAATCTGTTCTGGTTTTGACTTCGATATAGTCTCATTATATGAATACTTTATTGTTTTAAAAGATTGAAATGCATCCCGTAAAGCTTCATGATATGCTTTCTGATAATCCTTTTCTTTACTTCTTCCCTCTTCAGAAGTAAACAATACCTGATTATAGCAATTACTCAAAGTCACTTTCATTTTGGTGGTAAACATATTTGAATCGTTTAACACATTAGCTCTCAATACCATACAAGGATTATATACGGCCTCCTCAGGCAACTCTCCTTCGAGAAAAGCAACAAACCCTTCTTTGTTCAACAAAAATTTAGTCAAAGAATTAATCTGATATAAATCTTCTGATTTCAAAAAATCAAATTTTTCAGGGACCACCACGTATTTATAGCCATTTAAACTTTCCTGCGC harbors:
- a CDS encoding replication-associated recombination protein A produces the protein MNEPLAERIRPKSLDDYVSQQHLVGETGSLRNQIKKGLIPSLILWGPPGTGKTTLANIIANESDRPFYTLSAISSGVKEVREVIDKAKQSGGLFTSKNPILFIDEIHRFSKSQQDSLLAAVEKGWVTLIGATTENPSFEVIPALLSRCQVYILNSFGKEDLEALLHRALIKDKWLQSKNIQLKETEALLRLSGGDGRKLLNIFELIVSAEESDTVFITDEKVMQRVQKNTVLYDKTGEQHYDIISAFIKSIRGSDPNGAVYWLARMIEGGEDVKFIARRMLILASEDIGNANPTALIMANNTFQAVSTIGYPESRILLSQCAIYLATSPKSNASYTAINEAQQLVRQTGDLSVPLHLRNAPTKLMKELGYGDEYKYAHSYENNFTQQDFLPESIKGTKLYDPGQNQRENGIREFLQNRWKGFYKY